A single region of the Rathayibacter rathayi genome encodes:
- a CDS encoding ATP-binding cassette domain-containing protein, with translation MTTAAPHDIIRVRGARQNNLRGLDVDIPKRRITVFTGVSGSGKSSLVFGTIAAESQRLINETYSAFVQQFMASPARPDVESLEGLSATIVVDQERMGSNGRSTVGTATDAYTMLRILFSRIGDPHAGTSGAFSFNLPEGMCPRCEGTGRVSSIDLDALIDRSKSLEGGALDAIPNFVVGGWYWKGLAESGLYPADVPIAEFTAEQMDAFLHRPATRMAIAGMTMTYEGLLVKVTRLYLAKEAAQPHIRAFADRVATFAVCPECGGGRLTRAALGSRIAGRNIAECSAMQATDLAGWLRGMQAPSVAPIVETLLGTLDALVQVGLGYLSLDRESGTLSGGEAQRVKMVRHLGSSLTDVTYVFDEPTAGLHPHDVSRMIELLRRLRDKGNTVLVVEHKPEIIEIADHVIDLGPRAGAHGGELQFEGTVAGLRASDTLTGRHLGHRVSLKESVRRRAGAVEIRGAATHNLRSIDVDVPLGVLTVVTGVAGSGKSSLLHGSLAGRPGVVVADQSPIRGSRRSNPATYTGVLDAIRAAFAKANGVKPALFSANSAGACPVCKGAGMIFTELGPAATVSSVCEECEGKRFTAEVLEYRLRGKNIHEVLSMPIVDAAEFFAAGAAHMVLARLVDVGLGYLTLGQPLNTLSGGERQRLKLAINMASSGSVYLLDEPTTGLHLADVDTLLGLLDRLVDSGNSVVVIEHHRAVMAHADWVIDVGPGAGHDGGTVVFEGTPAGLAGSGTLTGRALAEYVR, from the coding sequence ATGACCACGGCTGCGCCGCACGACATCATCCGGGTGCGAGGGGCGCGTCAGAACAACCTCCGAGGGCTCGATGTCGACATCCCGAAGCGCAGGATCACTGTCTTCACGGGTGTCTCAGGATCGGGCAAGTCGTCGCTGGTCTTCGGCACCATTGCAGCGGAGTCGCAGCGGCTGATCAATGAGACCTATTCCGCCTTTGTGCAGCAGTTCATGGCGTCGCCAGCTCGGCCCGATGTGGAGTCGCTCGAGGGGCTGTCGGCCACGATCGTCGTCGATCAGGAGCGGATGGGATCGAACGGCCGCTCGACGGTCGGGACGGCGACCGATGCGTACACGATGCTGCGCATCCTCTTCAGTCGGATCGGCGACCCGCACGCAGGTACGAGCGGAGCCTTCTCGTTCAACCTGCCCGAGGGGATGTGCCCGCGCTGCGAGGGCACGGGCCGGGTGTCGAGCATCGATCTGGATGCGCTGATCGACCGCTCGAAGTCGCTCGAGGGAGGAGCGCTCGATGCAATTCCGAACTTCGTGGTGGGTGGCTGGTACTGGAAAGGTCTTGCTGAGTCTGGCCTGTATCCGGCGGACGTGCCCATTGCCGAGTTCACGGCGGAGCAGATGGATGCGTTCCTCCATCGCCCGGCGACACGAATGGCCATCGCCGGCATGACCATGACCTACGAGGGTCTTCTGGTGAAGGTCACCCGGCTGTACCTCGCGAAGGAAGCGGCTCAGCCCCACATTCGGGCCTTCGCCGATCGCGTCGCCACCTTCGCCGTCTGCCCTGAGTGCGGGGGCGGGCGTCTTACCCGGGCTGCCCTCGGGTCGCGCATAGCCGGACGCAATATTGCCGAGTGTTCTGCGATGCAGGCGACCGACCTCGCCGGCTGGCTCCGTGGGATGCAGGCTCCTTCGGTCGCGCCGATCGTCGAGACGCTCCTCGGCACGCTCGACGCGCTGGTGCAGGTGGGGCTCGGCTATCTGTCGCTCGACCGCGAGTCGGGCACTCTTTCGGGGGGCGAGGCGCAACGAGTGAAGATGGTGCGGCACCTCGGGTCGAGCCTCACCGACGTGACCTACGTCTTCGATGAGCCGACGGCGGGCCTGCATCCGCACGACGTCTCGCGGATGATCGAGCTGCTGCGCCGCCTCCGCGATAAGGGCAACACCGTGCTGGTCGTCGAGCACAAGCCCGAGATTATCGAGATCGCCGATCATGTCATCGACCTCGGTCCGCGTGCCGGCGCGCACGGCGGAGAGCTGCAATTCGAGGGGACGGTGGCGGGTCTGCGCGCGTCGGACACGCTGACCGGCCGCCACCTCGGGCACCGCGTATCGCTCAAGGAGTCGGTGCGCCGCCGGGCCGGGGCGGTCGAGATCCGCGGCGCCGCGACTCACAATCTCCGTAGCATCGATGTCGATGTCCCGCTCGGCGTGCTCACGGTCGTGACCGGAGTCGCCGGCTCAGGGAAGTCATCCCTTCTGCACGGCTCGCTCGCGGGTCGGCCCGGGGTGGTCGTCGCCGACCAGTCGCCGATTCGAGGCTCGCGGCGCAGCAACCCCGCCACCTACACCGGCGTTCTCGACGCGATCCGTGCGGCGTTCGCGAAGGCTAACGGAGTGAAGCCGGCGTTGTTCAGCGCCAACTCCGCCGGCGCCTGCCCGGTCTGTAAGGGCGCCGGGATGATCTTCACCGAACTCGGTCCCGCTGCGACGGTTTCGTCGGTCTGCGAGGAGTGCGAGGGTAAGCGCTTCACCGCCGAGGTGCTCGAGTACCGCCTGCGCGGGAAGAACATCCACGAGGTGCTCTCGATGCCGATAGTCGATGCCGCGGAGTTCTTCGCCGCCGGTGCGGCTCACATGGTGCTCGCCCGACTCGTGGACGTCGGGCTCGGCTACCTCACACTCGGCCAGCCATTGAACACGCTGTCGGGAGGCGAGCGCCAGCGGCTCAAGCTTGCGATCAACATGGCCTCGTCCGGGTCGGTGTACCTGCTCGACGAGCCGACGACGGGGCTCCACCTGGCCGACGTCGACACTCTGCTCGGGCTCCTCGATCGCTTGGTCGACTCGGGAAACTCCGTCGTGGTGATCGAGCACCATCGCGCGGTGATGGCCCATGCCGATTGGGTCATCGATGTGGGTCCCGGAGCCGGCCATGACGGGGGAACAGTCGTCTTCGAGGGCACTCCCGCCGGGCTGGCGGGGTCCGGGACGCTGACCGGGCGGGCACTCGCCGAGTACGTGCGCTGA
- a CDS encoding FAD-dependent oxidoreductase, whose product MTKLRLAIVGAGPAGIYAADLMIKAEKKYDVSIDLFEHLPAPYGLVRYGVAPDHPRIKGIITALREVLDRGDIRIFGNVHFGTDITLEDLKRHYHAVIFATGAVRDASLDVPGVDLKGSYGAADFVSWFDGHPDVPRTWPLEASSVAVIGNGNVALDVSRMLAKHAEDLLPTEVPPNVYEGLRASPVTDVHVFGRRGPAQVKFTPLELRELGELRDVDMIVADEDFDLDPASEAAIATNKQVMVINRVLNQWRAREGGSASRRLHLHFWAKPLEFVDDGFGRVGAIRYERTEPDGEGGVRGTGEVREVPVQAVYRAVGYFGSPLDGLPFDEMRGVIPNREGQVLDDEDQQVHGVYATGWIKRGPVGLIGHTKSDAMETVAHVLNDQASWWTPVHPEEAAVVTLLEEREIAYTDLDGWHRLDEHEMGLGEPEGRARVKVVPREDMIAISRAEPVAG is encoded by the coding sequence ATGACCAAGCTCAGGCTGGCCATCGTCGGCGCAGGGCCCGCGGGCATCTATGCCGCCGACCTCATGATCAAAGCCGAAAAGAAGTACGACGTCTCAATCGACCTGTTCGAGCATCTCCCGGCGCCGTACGGCCTGGTCCGTTATGGCGTTGCGCCCGATCATCCGCGGATCAAGGGCATCATCACCGCCCTGAGAGAGGTGCTCGATCGCGGTGACATCAGGATCTTCGGCAACGTGCATTTCGGGACTGACATCACGCTTGAGGATCTCAAGCGTCACTACCACGCGGTGATTTTCGCGACCGGCGCCGTGCGGGATGCCTCCCTCGACGTCCCCGGTGTTGACTTGAAGGGTTCCTACGGCGCGGCGGACTTCGTCAGCTGGTTCGACGGCCACCCCGATGTGCCGCGGACCTGGCCGCTCGAGGCCTCGTCGGTCGCGGTGATCGGCAACGGCAATGTGGCGCTCGATGTCTCGCGGATGCTCGCGAAGCACGCCGAGGACCTTCTTCCCACGGAGGTTCCGCCGAACGTATACGAGGGCCTACGGGCGTCGCCCGTCACCGATGTGCACGTCTTCGGTCGCCGCGGCCCCGCGCAGGTGAAGTTCACTCCCCTGGAGCTGCGTGAGTTGGGTGAGCTGCGCGATGTCGACATGATCGTCGCGGACGAGGACTTCGATCTCGATCCCGCTTCGGAGGCGGCCATCGCGACGAACAAGCAGGTGATGGTCATCAACCGGGTGCTGAACCAGTGGCGGGCCCGCGAGGGGGGCAGTGCTTCGCGCCGTCTGCACCTGCACTTCTGGGCGAAGCCGCTCGAGTTCGTCGATGACGGTTTCGGTCGAGTCGGTGCGATCCGCTACGAGCGCACCGAGCCCGACGGTGAGGGTGGCGTGCGTGGCACGGGTGAAGTCCGCGAGGTTCCCGTGCAGGCGGTCTACCGCGCGGTGGGCTACTTTGGCTCACCGTTGGACGGTTTGCCGTTTGATGAGATGCGCGGAGTAATCCCGAACCGGGAGGGGCAGGTCCTGGACGACGAGGACCAGCAGGTCCACGGCGTTTACGCGACCGGCTGGATCAAGCGTGGGCCGGTCGGTCTCATCGGTCACACCAAGTCGGACGCGATGGAGACCGTTGCCCATGTCCTCAACGACCAGGCGTCGTGGTGGACGCCCGTGCACCCCGAGGAGGCCGCGGTCGTCACCCTGCTCGAGGAGCGGGAGATCGCGTACACAGACCTCGACGGCTGGCATCGCCTCGATGAGCACGAGATGGGGCTCGGCGAGCCCGAGGGCCGCGCTCGAGTCAAGGTCGTGCCGCGCGAGGACATGATCGCCATCTCGCGGGCGGAGCCGGTCGCCGGCTGA
- a CDS encoding polyprenyl synthetase family protein yields MNATAPVARRSPSLTAQLGLSERIFSSSSDRALARTIDAGLEQVEGGLVRQLSFADAVADVSTRYLLQAGGKRVRPMLTLLAASLGRGNTSQVLLGAQAIEITHLASLYHDDVMDEAEKRRGVPSAQTVWGNNVAILTGDLLFARANQLMVELGDKAIRLQADTFERLVLGQLHETVGPREGEDPIEHYLSVLADKTGSLIAAAGRTGVAFSEAPEEYEEAMRVFGEKIGVAFQIVDDVIDLSPQPEETGKNPGADIRAGVATLPILRLRERASSDRLAAGLLARIESYVSRSNDEIAHTEEQSADISDAIAQLRDHDVTAQTLTEAHRWADEAVAALAPLPDGSVRRALTRFADTVVERNG; encoded by the coding sequence GTGAATGCCACTGCGCCCGTCGCTCGTCGCAGCCCGTCGTTGACGGCGCAGCTGGGCCTTTCCGAGCGCATCTTTTCTTCTTCGTCGGATCGTGCGCTCGCACGGACCATCGATGCGGGACTCGAACAGGTCGAGGGGGGGCTCGTTCGTCAGCTGTCCTTCGCGGACGCAGTGGCCGACGTGTCCACTCGGTACCTGCTTCAGGCGGGGGGGAAGCGTGTCCGTCCGATGCTCACCCTCCTAGCGGCGTCGCTCGGGCGGGGCAACACGTCGCAGGTGTTGCTCGGTGCGCAGGCGATCGAGATCACGCACCTCGCGTCGCTGTATCACGATGACGTCATGGACGAGGCGGAGAAGCGACGCGGTGTTCCGTCGGCTCAGACCGTGTGGGGCAACAACGTTGCGATTCTCACGGGTGATCTGCTTTTCGCCCGCGCGAACCAGCTGATGGTCGAACTCGGTGACAAGGCAATCCGGCTCCAGGCGGACACCTTCGAGCGGCTCGTCCTCGGCCAGCTGCACGAGACCGTTGGTCCTCGTGAGGGCGAGGACCCGATTGAGCACTATCTCTCGGTGCTCGCGGACAAGACGGGCTCGCTCATTGCCGCGGCCGGTCGCACAGGTGTCGCGTTCTCCGAGGCGCCAGAGGAGTACGAGGAGGCCATGCGCGTTTTCGGCGAGAAGATCGGCGTCGCTTTCCAGATCGTCGACGACGTGATCGACCTCTCACCTCAGCCGGAGGAGACCGGGAAGAATCCCGGGGCGGACATCCGCGCGGGTGTGGCGACGCTGCCGATTCTGCGCCTGCGCGAGCGAGCATCCTCCGACCGCCTGGCCGCTGGCCTGCTCGCGCGCATCGAAAGCTATGTCAGCCGCTCGAACGACGAGATTGCACACACGGAGGAGCAGAGCGCCGACATTTCGGACGCCATCGCGCAGCTGCGGGATCACGACGTCACGGCGCAGACCCTCACCGAGGCCCATCGGTGGGCCGACGAGGCCGTCGCTGCTCTCGCTCCGCTGCCCGACGGCTCCGTCCGTAGGGCGTTGACACGCTTCGCTGACACCGTCGTTGAGCGCAACGGCTGA
- the ubiE gene encoding bifunctional demethylmenaquinone methyltransferase/2-methoxy-6-polyprenyl-1,4-benzoquinol methylase UbiE, with amino-acid sequence MTKADLTKRPDEVALMFDTVAPAYDLVNSLLSVGNDRLWRIATTRAVNPGRGERILDVAAGTGTSSASLARTGAQVVAADFSSGMIAVGRRRQAGQERIDFVQADAMDLPFEDESFDAVSISFGLRNVAEPRTALAEFLRVLRPGGRVVVCEFSTPPFAVLSAAYDFYLARVMPAIVRLASSNNPAYDYLGDSIRAWPEQTVVAGWLRAAGFERVAYRDLTAGIVALHRGVKPIAASR; translated from the coding sequence GTGACGAAGGCAGACCTCACCAAACGGCCCGATGAGGTCGCCTTGATGTTCGATACCGTGGCTCCTGCTTACGACCTGGTGAACAGCCTTCTGTCGGTCGGCAACGATCGGCTCTGGCGGATCGCGACGACCCGGGCCGTCAACCCCGGTCGAGGCGAGCGGATCCTGGATGTCGCCGCCGGCACCGGCACGTCCAGTGCTTCGCTTGCGAGGACCGGGGCTCAGGTGGTTGCTGCAGATTTTTCTTCGGGGATGATCGCGGTCGGCCGTCGCCGTCAGGCCGGTCAGGAGCGGATCGACTTCGTCCAGGCGGATGCGATGGATCTTCCCTTCGAGGATGAGTCATTCGACGCCGTCAGCATCTCGTTCGGGCTGCGCAACGTGGCCGAGCCGCGCACGGCGCTCGCCGAGTTCCTGCGCGTACTCAGGCCGGGAGGGCGCGTCGTGGTCTGCGAGTTCTCGACTCCGCCATTTGCTGTGTTGTCCGCTGCTTACGACTTCTACCTGGCGAGGGTCATGCCGGCGATCGTGCGCCTGGCGTCGTCGAACAATCCCGCGTACGACTACCTCGGTGACTCCATCCGCGCTTGGCCCGAGCAGACCGTCGTCGCAGGGTGGTTACGCGCTGCCGGATTCGAGAGGGTCGCTTATCGCGACCTGACCGCGGGGATCGTAGCTCTCCATCGCGGCGTCAAGCCGATCGCAGCGAGTCGATGA
- a CDS encoding isochorismate synthase has product MARAYSAEVTHIGAGALPLHVRTTPLDSPQALLPLTDPKRPLLWQREGAGLSGRGEVLRLEFSGPDRLREAATTWRTLCASALVHDSVGLPGTGLIAFGAFAFSGGSTATSVLIVPRTVIGTRDGKSWLTRIAVTGATFAEAPSEHPSGGNYRVPLTPGAMTPDSYRAAVISAVAAIRAGELSKVVIARDLRGQLPAEVDLRRLLRSLADGYPECWTFAVDGFLGASPETLVAVDQGAVWARVLAGTAARGTDADADDAVAAALVASMKDRSEHAFALASLMRELKPHTRELTADAAPFPLRLPNLWHLATDVRGVLGDTSTTLDLVRALHPTAAVAGTPTADALSLIGQLEPFDRGRYAGPVGWIDGSGDGEWAVGLRSAEVTAKGSLTAWAGAGIVADSDPESELAETQMKFRPIVDALS; this is encoded by the coding sequence ATGGCGCGGGCGTACTCTGCTGAGGTGACGCACATCGGCGCCGGGGCCCTCCCGCTGCACGTGAGAACAACGCCGCTGGACTCCCCGCAGGCGCTCCTTCCCCTCACCGACCCGAAACGGCCTCTGCTCTGGCAGCGCGAAGGCGCAGGACTCAGCGGACGAGGCGAAGTGCTGCGCCTCGAGTTCTCCGGACCAGACCGGCTCCGAGAAGCGGCAACGACATGGCGCACGCTGTGCGCCTCGGCGCTCGTGCACGACAGTGTCGGTCTGCCGGGCACGGGACTCATCGCTTTCGGTGCGTTTGCGTTCTCGGGGGGATCGACCGCGACGAGCGTGCTCATCGTCCCCAGGACAGTGATCGGAACGCGGGACGGGAAGTCGTGGCTGACGCGGATCGCGGTCACCGGGGCGACGTTCGCGGAAGCACCCAGCGAACACCCGTCGGGGGGAAACTACCGCGTGCCGCTGACGCCCGGCGCGATGACGCCGGACAGCTACCGCGCGGCCGTGATAAGCGCCGTCGCGGCAATTCGAGCGGGTGAGCTGTCGAAGGTAGTGATCGCGCGCGACCTTCGGGGGCAACTGCCTGCTGAGGTGGATCTGCGGCGGCTACTGAGGTCTCTCGCCGACGGGTACCCGGAGTGCTGGACGTTCGCAGTGGACGGATTCTTGGGAGCGAGCCCGGAGACGCTCGTGGCTGTCGACCAGGGAGCGGTTTGGGCGAGGGTTCTCGCTGGTACTGCGGCGCGCGGAACCGACGCGGACGCCGACGACGCGGTAGCGGCCGCGCTCGTCGCAAGTATGAAAGACCGCTCCGAGCACGCGTTCGCGCTCGCCAGCCTGATGCGCGAGCTGAAGCCGCACACACGCGAGCTCACCGCCGATGCCGCACCCTTCCCACTTCGACTGCCGAATCTGTGGCACCTGGCGACCGACGTGCGAGGCGTGCTGGGCGACACTTCGACCACCCTAGATCTCGTGCGGGCCCTGCATCCGACTGCGGCGGTCGCCGGCACCCCGACCGCCGACGCTCTTTCGCTGATCGGACAGCTCGAGCCGTTCGACCGCGGTCGCTATGCAGGGCCGGTCGGCTGGATCGACGGTAGCGGCGACGGCGAGTGGGCTGTGGGCCTCCGTAGCGCTGAGGTCACTGCAAAGGGTTCCCTCACGGCCTGGGCGGGCGCTGGCATCGTCGCCGACAGTGATCCGGAGTCCGAGCTCGCCGAAACACAGATGAAGTTCCGTCCGATCGTCGATGCGCTGAGCTGA
- a CDS encoding HNH endonuclease signature motif containing protein: MAEEETARAQVRTLGDRAAALARSASPVLLSGAEALHAGHRAALSCPDAFARGSATVSADSTELVERSVRAEFAVALGISERAAARELLHATLLIEELPRTRAALADARMRWESGQMICAVAASLPEGARGALDDRAVDLAATTTPTQLRHALARLREELHEEPIAERHARAREDRRVWLTPEIDGMATVCAHVPAPQAIGALARLDRIARDLRDAGGKDGELRTLAQLRADAWADLLCNGDVAGTTPEESGDGTSVHGVRAEVRLTLAASTASGGDEAPAELDGYGSIPAATALALIDDRTSFTPVLTDDTTGAVVSVGRRHRLPPPRMRELIQLRDQTCRFPGCTRSASSTEADHTIEWRNGGETTPANLASLCVPHHHVRHGDRWTYSLQPDGTADWTTPTGRRVTTRPPVFPGRPPGVPEKPGDPAG; this comes from the coding sequence ATGGCTGAAGAAGAAACCGCGCGGGCACAGGTCCGAACGCTCGGAGACCGCGCGGCAGCGCTCGCTCGCAGCGCCTCGCCGGTGCTCCTGTCCGGAGCGGAGGCGCTGCACGCAGGACACCGTGCAGCCCTGAGCTGCCCGGACGCCTTCGCGCGCGGTTCCGCCACAGTCAGCGCCGACTCGACCGAACTCGTCGAGCGCTCGGTCCGCGCAGAATTCGCGGTGGCCCTAGGAATCTCCGAGCGGGCCGCGGCCCGGGAACTGCTCCACGCGACACTCCTGATCGAGGAGCTGCCCCGCACACGCGCCGCACTCGCCGACGCCAGGATGCGCTGGGAGTCGGGGCAGATGATCTGCGCGGTCGCGGCATCCCTGCCCGAAGGCGCACGGGGGGCCCTCGACGACCGCGCGGTCGACCTTGCCGCGACGACGACGCCGACGCAGCTGCGACACGCACTCGCCCGACTTCGAGAGGAACTGCACGAGGAACCGATCGCCGAGCGCCACGCCCGTGCCCGCGAGGACCGCCGGGTCTGGCTGACACCCGAGATCGACGGGATGGCCACCGTCTGCGCACACGTCCCCGCTCCCCAAGCGATCGGTGCGCTTGCGCGACTAGACCGGATAGCACGGGACCTCCGCGACGCCGGAGGCAAGGACGGTGAGCTGCGGACACTGGCGCAGCTGCGCGCCGACGCCTGGGCCGACCTGCTCTGCAACGGTGACGTAGCCGGAACGACGCCGGAGGAGAGCGGTGACGGGACTTCCGTGCACGGGGTGCGAGCCGAGGTTCGCCTGACTCTAGCGGCCAGCACTGCCTCGGGAGGCGATGAGGCACCCGCCGAGCTGGACGGTTACGGGTCGATTCCCGCAGCCACTGCGCTAGCGCTCATCGATGACCGGACGTCCTTCACACCCGTGCTGACCGACGACACGACGGGAGCTGTCGTCTCCGTCGGACGACGTCACCGTCTCCCGCCACCGAGAATGCGGGAGCTCATCCAGCTCCGCGACCAGACCTGCCGGTTCCCGGGATGTACGCGGTCGGCATCGTCGACGGAGGCGGACCACACCATCGAATGGCGTAATGGCGGAGAGACCACGCCTGCGAACCTCGCCTCACTGTGTGTCCCACACCATCATGTACGCCACGGCGACCGATGGACCTACTCCCTGCAGCCGGACGGCACGGCCGACTGGACCACGCCGACGGGACGGCGCGTGACGACACGACCGCCGGTTTTTCCCGGGCGACCACCGGGGGTGCCGGAGAAGCCTGGCGATCCGGCGGGCTAA
- the menD gene encoding 2-succinyl-5-enolpyruvyl-6-hydroxy-3-cyclohexene-1-carboxylic-acid synthase: MPEHRPVAPSTRFAVDLLTRFVALGIHDVVLAPGSRSQALALVAAELETRGSVRLHVRIDERSAGFLALGLALESGQPALIITTSGTATANLHPAVLEADASDVPMIVLTADRPDELRGIRSNQTTEQRELYGRAVRLFEDVAAPGEAMTREETHALADRAVTSARRGPVHLNLAFRDPLSSALPDIASIEPVALPSTLEAPASAVLIAGPDEPLTIVIAGDKAGEQAEEIARAGDWPLLAEVSSGARFGPQLVVAWQRLLGEPDFGGRIRRVIVFGHPTLSREVPELLRREDVEAIVVDPLREQFYNPGRRARRVRSVDVTRAEGAPLPARRERAWAGSWVAASRALLTDPDALDEIPDSGSMSLEDRRSYARNALAAVRAPLTREFVVAAVWKVTWPHDRLLFGASRLIRIADRTVPGKRITAHSNRGLAGIDGTVSTALGIAIASQSGKRGAGGVTRAVLGDLTLLHEAGGLLLPPGERRPRVQLVVVNDGGGTIFDGLEVATSSPPDAFDRVQFTPQNADLSALAAAYGWGHRRAATRGELEQALTSPVDGPGIVEIRLAR, encoded by the coding sequence ATGCCTGAGCACAGGCCGGTCGCCCCCTCCACCCGATTCGCGGTCGACCTCCTCACCCGCTTCGTTGCGCTCGGCATCCACGACGTCGTCTTGGCGCCGGGCTCCCGGTCTCAAGCGCTCGCCCTGGTCGCGGCCGAACTCGAGACCCGCGGCAGTGTGCGCCTGCATGTGCGGATCGACGAACGCTCCGCGGGGTTCCTCGCCCTGGGCCTCGCCCTCGAGTCGGGGCAGCCCGCGCTGATCATCACCACCTCCGGCACCGCCACCGCGAACCTGCACCCGGCCGTCCTCGAGGCCGACGCGTCGGACGTACCGATGATCGTGCTGACGGCTGACCGACCCGACGAGTTGCGCGGCATCCGCTCGAATCAGACCACGGAACAGCGCGAGCTCTACGGGCGCGCGGTGCGGCTCTTCGAGGACGTCGCCGCTCCGGGCGAAGCGATGACACGGGAGGAGACACACGCGCTCGCCGACCGGGCCGTCACGTCCGCGCGACGCGGGCCAGTCCACTTAAACCTCGCGTTCCGCGACCCGCTCTCCTCAGCGCTGCCGGACATCGCGTCGATCGAGCCGGTCGCGCTGCCGTCCACCCTCGAAGCGCCCGCTTCGGCCGTGCTCATCGCCGGACCCGATGAACCCCTCACGATCGTCATCGCAGGCGACAAAGCCGGCGAGCAGGCCGAGGAGATCGCCCGCGCGGGCGACTGGCCACTGCTCGCCGAGGTGTCCTCAGGAGCGCGCTTCGGACCGCAGCTCGTGGTCGCCTGGCAGCGGCTACTCGGCGAGCCGGACTTCGGCGGACGTATCCGGCGGGTGATCGTCTTCGGGCACCCGACGCTGTCCCGCGAGGTGCCCGAATTGCTGCGCCGCGAGGACGTCGAGGCGATCGTCGTGGATCCTTTGCGCGAACAGTTCTACAACCCGGGCCGACGCGCGCGCCGGGTCAGGAGTGTCGACGTGACGCGCGCCGAGGGTGCGCCGCTCCCCGCGCGACGCGAACGCGCCTGGGCCGGATCGTGGGTGGCGGCGAGCCGGGCTCTCCTGACCGACCCGGATGCGCTGGACGAGATACCCGACTCCGGATCGATGTCCCTGGAAGACCGGCGAAGCTACGCGCGAAACGCCCTCGCTGCCGTCCGCGCACCCCTCACCCGCGAATTCGTCGTCGCCGCCGTGTGGAAGGTCACCTGGCCGCACGACCGACTTCTCTTCGGAGCCTCCCGCCTGATCCGCATCGCCGACCGGACAGTACCCGGCAAGCGGATCACCGCACACTCGAACCGCGGCCTCGCAGGCATCGACGGCACGGTTTCGACCGCTCTCGGCATCGCGATCGCCTCCCAGTCCGGGAAACGGGGAGCGGGCGGTGTCACCCGAGCCGTCCTCGGCGACCTCACTCTGCTCCACGAGGCAGGCGGGCTCCTGCTCCCGCCTGGGGAACGGCGGCCGCGAGTGCAGCTCGTCGTTGTGAACGACGGCGGTGGCACCATCTTCGACGGACTCGAGGTTGCTACGAGTTCACCCCCCGACGCGTTCGACCGCGTGCAATTCACGCCCCAGAACGCAGACCTCTCGGCGCTCGCCGCGGCCTACGGATGGGGACACCGACGCGCGGCCACCCGCGGCGAGCTGGAGCAGGCGCTGACCTCGCCGGTCGACGGACCCGGGATTGTCGAGATCCGGCTCGCGCGCTGA
- a CDS encoding PLD nuclease N-terminal domain-containing protein: MIRLVIGLLVALAVFTVYTVIDAATSNRHAVRAIPKWSWLLVVLILPIVGAGLWFWIGRPRKQRADGRRYTAPDDDPDFLGTLRTERDPEEERLQAERIAQFERDLADMDEQGEADGPGRRDA; the protein is encoded by the coding sequence ATGATCCGCCTCGTCATCGGCCTGCTCGTGGCCCTAGCCGTCTTCACGGTCTACACCGTGATCGACGCCGCCACGAGCAATCGGCATGCCGTGCGGGCGATTCCGAAGTGGTCCTGGCTCCTGGTCGTGCTGATCCTCCCCATCGTCGGCGCCGGCCTGTGGTTCTGGATCGGCCGACCTCGCAAGCAGCGCGCCGACGGCCGCCGCTATACGGCCCCGGACGACGATCCCGACTTCCTCGGCACCCTCCGCACCGAGCGCGACCCCGAGGAGGAGCGCCTGCAGGCCGAGCGCATCGCCCAATTTGAGCGCGACCTCGCCGACATGGACGAGCAGGGTGAGGCGGACGGCCCCGGCCGCCGGGATGCCTGA
- a CDS encoding DUF4229 domain-containing protein: MKLSHAVLVYSLLRLAMFAGVFVLVYLSARSFVDSELTAAVTAGFVAAIASLSLSYILLRKPRERIAEAIYERRKDVPRTPTDDDIEDAAVDASHDER; this comes from the coding sequence GTGAAACTGAGCCACGCGGTCCTCGTCTATTCGCTCCTGCGCCTGGCGATGTTCGCCGGCGTCTTCGTGCTGGTGTACCTGTCGGCGCGCTCGTTCGTCGATTCGGAGCTGACCGCAGCGGTCACTGCGGGCTTCGTCGCCGCGATCGCGAGCCTGTCCCTGTCCTACATCCTGCTGCGGAAGCCGCGCGAGCGCATTGCAGAGGCGATCTACGAGCGTCGCAAGGACGTCCCCCGCACTCCGACCGACGATGACATTGAGGACGCCGCGGTGGACGCGTCGCACGACGAGCGCTGA